In Daucus carota subsp. sativus chromosome 4, DH1 v3.0, whole genome shotgun sequence, one DNA window encodes the following:
- the LOC108218963 gene encoding uncharacterized protein LOC108218963 isoform X1 has translation MGKRKERRAAASGRRVKLDLFAEPSGDLGGPSAGGEVERDGNSKTRAGSPNSPSSSGQLPENPLSLLGQYSDYDLDDESSELVNNTVVDTPLTDFNNQQANVAADKENEQNTGINSSTNHDSPVIGQHNIQNGIASTEILHELQESSTAQDDASDSVTLPTNKEHEEQDMSLNVAHDMQVNGDMSSGWKMVLHEESNQYYYWNTLTGETSWNIPDVFAEMTSEVKNNNDAKGTENAVVGMHESNSSLGVNPEVPADTQPAVGMVNDGNCKIEEMPNLSKHLKVSYEDPSAMPKDSCALHQESCSPEKLESKCSAAGACAGNMQNLVVPGEHESGTDLCSHILRRGEFLLERLNTLKGSKGRLIGHDKISKYTVEVETRVSDINSLSMHASSLLPFWLHCEKKFKQLESAISDEVLQFYESVEANENNLVPSEEANTSHDTSVAEEVLKERHSETENSVAVKNNLFTSIVHVNSPSDSNPEGICEVHEAAVPGELAPMAMVHSEEDVDMDVEMELEDVIPASASTYSPLEQQPIWPNAPAEHVDAGIPPPPDDDWIPPPPPDDETFPPPPPDDEPVPPPPLEEVPETSYPVPLPDPMMEPSFSYAAQYNVPYPGPSIEYYGQPNAEVQESNYYGTDPNQLSVPLQSYYETVPNAYPAPAPPVVNLGEHGSYYGLQDETAPPVPGVTGVQSSVLYFAASEGSLNSDQIKSNNITVSTDGTVFSTVNTESGKNPVQDSASVSDQAAATISATTISATQVSSMSSIPTVAAAAPKAQPKVPRNKKRAASTVVSTLKSNKKVSSLVDKWKAAKEELHEEEDEPENAYEMLEKKRQREIEEWRAQQIASGEAKDNANFQPLGGDWRERVKRKRARLMKKSVEDLSESVTNGNQQPDLDRLRKDLPSGWQVYWDDASKQVYYGNSVTSETTWIRPT, from the exons GTCAACTGCCGGAGAACCCTTTGTCATTGCTTGGACAATATAGTGATTATGATTTGGATGATGAATCAAGTGAATTGGTTAATAATACCGTGGTTGATACCCCTTTAACAGACTTCAATAATCAG CAGGCGAACGTAGCTGCTGATAAAGAGAATGAGCAAAATACTGGAATAAACTCAAGCACAAACCATGATTCTCCGGTCATTGGACAACATAACATACAGAATGGTATTGCTTCAACAGAAATCTTACACGAGCTGCAGGAATCTAGTACTGCACAGGATGATGCTAGTGATTCAGTTACTCTGCCTACAAACAAGGAGCATGAAGAACAAGATATGTCTCTTAATGTGGCTCATGATATGCAAGTGAATGGAGATATGTCTTCAGGATGGAAAATGGTGCTGCATGAAGAGAGTAATCAGTATTACTATTGGAATACATTAACAGGAGAAACGTCATGGAATATACCTGATGTTTTTGCTGAAATGACATCCGAAGTTAAAAATAACAATGATGCCAAAGGAACAGAGAATGCTGTTGTTGGAATGCATGAATCAAATTCATCCCTAGGTGTAAACCCGGAAGTTCCTGCAGATACGCAACCTGCTGTAGGCATGGTTAACGATGGAAATTGCAAAATCGAAGAAATGCCTAATCTCAGCAAACACTTGAAAGTGTCTTATGAAGATCCAAGTGCAATGCCGAAAGACAGCTGTGCACTTCATCAGGAATCTTGCTCACCTGAGAAGTTGGAGTCTAAGTGTAGTGCTGCAGGTGCTTGTGCTGGGAATATGCAGAACTTAGTGGTTCCTGGTGAGCATGAATCAGGGACAGATCTCTGTTCTCATATTTTAAGGCGGGGCGAATTCTTGTTAGAACGATTAAACACATTAAAAGG atctAAAGGCCGCCTGATAGGACATGACAAAATATCAAAGTACACAGTGGAAGTTGAGACTAGAGTTTCTGATATCAATTCACTATCAATGCATGCTTCGTCTTTGCTTCCCTTCTGGTTGCATTGTGAAAAAAAGTTCAAGCAATTAGAATCTGCCATCAGTGATGAAGTTCTCCAGTTTTATGAATCTGTGGAGGCCAATGAAAATAATCTCGTGCCTTCCGAAGAGGCGAATACTTCTCATGATACTAGTGTAGCTGAAGAAGTTCTGAAAGAGCGGCACAGTGAAACTGAGAATAGTGTAGCTGTCAAGAACAATCTTTTTACATCGATTGTGCATGTCAATTCTCCTTCTGACAGCAATCCAGAAGGAATATGTGAAGTTCATGAGGCTGCAGTACCTGGTGAGTTAGCTCCCATGGCCATGGTTCATTCAGAGGAAGATGTTGACATGGATGTAGAGATGGAACTTGAAGATGTCATTCCTGCTAGTGCCTCAACTTATTCCCCATTGGAGCAGCAGCCAATTTGGCCAAATGCCCCGGCAGAACATGTAGATGCTGGTATCCCCCCTCCACCAGATGATGATTGGATCCCCCCACCGCCTCCTGATGATGAAACATTCCCACCTCCACCTCCTGATGATGAGCCTGTTCCTCCCCCACCACTAGAAGAGGTACCTGAAACCTCGTATCCCGTTCCACTACCTGATCCAATGATGGAACCATCCTTTTCTTATGCTGCACAGTATAATGTACCCTATCCGGGCCCTAGTATTGAATATTATGGGCAGCCAAATGCAGAAGTCCAGGAAAGTAATTACTATGGCACTGATCCTAACCAATTAAGTGTTCCCCTTCAATCATATTACGAAACTGTCCCAAACGCTTACCCTGCTCCTGCTCCTCCTGTTGTCAATCTTGGTGAACATGGATCATATTATGGCCTTCAAGATGAGACAGCACCACCTGTGCCTGGAGTTACTGGTGTACAGTCATCTGTATTGTACTTTGCAGCTAGTGAGGGATCTCTAAATTCTGATCAGATTAAAAGCAATAACATTACAGTATCTACCGATGGAACTGTTTTCTCCACTGTTAACACAGAGTCTGGAAAGAATCCTGTTCAGGATTCAGCATCTGTTTCTGACCAAGCTGCGGCAACCATCTCTGCGACAACCATATCTGCTACACAAGTCAGTTCTATGTCATCAATCCCTACTGTTGCTGCAGCGGCACCTAAAGCCCAACCCAAAG TTCCGAGAAATAAGAAGCGCGCAGCGAGTACTGTGGTATCCACACTGAAGTCTAATAAAAAAGTATCCAGTTTGGTAGACAAG TGGAAGGCTGCTAAAGAGGAGTTGCATGAGGAGGAAGATGAACCTGAAAATGCTTACGAAATGCTTGAGAAAAAACGACAAAGAGAAATAGAG GAATGGCGTGCTCAGCAGATCGCCAGTGGAGAGGCGAAAGACAACGCTAACTTCCAGCCTCTGGGTGGTGATTG GCGTGAGCGGGTGAAGCGCAAGAGAGCTCGCTTGATGAAGAAATCTGTTGAGGATCTATCAGAGAGCGTCACTAATGGTAACCAGCAGCCTGATTTGGATAGACTTCGGAAGGATCTCCCGTCTGGGTGGCAG GTGTATTGGGATGATGCATCAAAGCAGGTGTACTATGGAAATTCTGTTACGTCAGAGACAACTTGGATTAGACCAACTTAG
- the LOC108218963 gene encoding uncharacterized protein LOC108218963 isoform X2, whose protein sequence is MGKRKERRAAASGRRVKLDLFAEPSGDLGGPSAGGEVERDGNSKTRAGSPNSPSSSGQLPENPLSLLGQYSDYDLDDESSELVNNTVVDTPLTDFNNQANVAADKENEQNTGINSSTNHDSPVIGQHNIQNGIASTEILHELQESSTAQDDASDSVTLPTNKEHEEQDMSLNVAHDMQVNGDMSSGWKMVLHEESNQYYYWNTLTGETSWNIPDVFAEMTSEVKNNNDAKGTENAVVGMHESNSSLGVNPEVPADTQPAVGMVNDGNCKIEEMPNLSKHLKVSYEDPSAMPKDSCALHQESCSPEKLESKCSAAGACAGNMQNLVVPGEHESGTDLCSHILRRGEFLLERLNTLKGSKGRLIGHDKISKYTVEVETRVSDINSLSMHASSLLPFWLHCEKKFKQLESAISDEVLQFYESVEANENNLVPSEEANTSHDTSVAEEVLKERHSETENSVAVKNNLFTSIVHVNSPSDSNPEGICEVHEAAVPGELAPMAMVHSEEDVDMDVEMELEDVIPASASTYSPLEQQPIWPNAPAEHVDAGIPPPPDDDWIPPPPPDDETFPPPPPDDEPVPPPPLEEVPETSYPVPLPDPMMEPSFSYAAQYNVPYPGPSIEYYGQPNAEVQESNYYGTDPNQLSVPLQSYYETVPNAYPAPAPPVVNLGEHGSYYGLQDETAPPVPGVTGVQSSVLYFAASEGSLNSDQIKSNNITVSTDGTVFSTVNTESGKNPVQDSASVSDQAAATISATTISATQVSSMSSIPTVAAAAPKAQPKVPRNKKRAASTVVSTLKSNKKVSSLVDKWKAAKEELHEEEDEPENAYEMLEKKRQREIEEWRAQQIASGEAKDNANFQPLGGDWRERVKRKRARLMKKSVEDLSESVTNGNQQPDLDRLRKDLPSGWQVYWDDASKQVYYGNSVTSETTWIRPT, encoded by the exons GTCAACTGCCGGAGAACCCTTTGTCATTGCTTGGACAATATAGTGATTATGATTTGGATGATGAATCAAGTGAATTGGTTAATAATACCGTGGTTGATACCCCTTTAACAGACTTCAATAATCAG GCGAACGTAGCTGCTGATAAAGAGAATGAGCAAAATACTGGAATAAACTCAAGCACAAACCATGATTCTCCGGTCATTGGACAACATAACATACAGAATGGTATTGCTTCAACAGAAATCTTACACGAGCTGCAGGAATCTAGTACTGCACAGGATGATGCTAGTGATTCAGTTACTCTGCCTACAAACAAGGAGCATGAAGAACAAGATATGTCTCTTAATGTGGCTCATGATATGCAAGTGAATGGAGATATGTCTTCAGGATGGAAAATGGTGCTGCATGAAGAGAGTAATCAGTATTACTATTGGAATACATTAACAGGAGAAACGTCATGGAATATACCTGATGTTTTTGCTGAAATGACATCCGAAGTTAAAAATAACAATGATGCCAAAGGAACAGAGAATGCTGTTGTTGGAATGCATGAATCAAATTCATCCCTAGGTGTAAACCCGGAAGTTCCTGCAGATACGCAACCTGCTGTAGGCATGGTTAACGATGGAAATTGCAAAATCGAAGAAATGCCTAATCTCAGCAAACACTTGAAAGTGTCTTATGAAGATCCAAGTGCAATGCCGAAAGACAGCTGTGCACTTCATCAGGAATCTTGCTCACCTGAGAAGTTGGAGTCTAAGTGTAGTGCTGCAGGTGCTTGTGCTGGGAATATGCAGAACTTAGTGGTTCCTGGTGAGCATGAATCAGGGACAGATCTCTGTTCTCATATTTTAAGGCGGGGCGAATTCTTGTTAGAACGATTAAACACATTAAAAGG atctAAAGGCCGCCTGATAGGACATGACAAAATATCAAAGTACACAGTGGAAGTTGAGACTAGAGTTTCTGATATCAATTCACTATCAATGCATGCTTCGTCTTTGCTTCCCTTCTGGTTGCATTGTGAAAAAAAGTTCAAGCAATTAGAATCTGCCATCAGTGATGAAGTTCTCCAGTTTTATGAATCTGTGGAGGCCAATGAAAATAATCTCGTGCCTTCCGAAGAGGCGAATACTTCTCATGATACTAGTGTAGCTGAAGAAGTTCTGAAAGAGCGGCACAGTGAAACTGAGAATAGTGTAGCTGTCAAGAACAATCTTTTTACATCGATTGTGCATGTCAATTCTCCTTCTGACAGCAATCCAGAAGGAATATGTGAAGTTCATGAGGCTGCAGTACCTGGTGAGTTAGCTCCCATGGCCATGGTTCATTCAGAGGAAGATGTTGACATGGATGTAGAGATGGAACTTGAAGATGTCATTCCTGCTAGTGCCTCAACTTATTCCCCATTGGAGCAGCAGCCAATTTGGCCAAATGCCCCGGCAGAACATGTAGATGCTGGTATCCCCCCTCCACCAGATGATGATTGGATCCCCCCACCGCCTCCTGATGATGAAACATTCCCACCTCCACCTCCTGATGATGAGCCTGTTCCTCCCCCACCACTAGAAGAGGTACCTGAAACCTCGTATCCCGTTCCACTACCTGATCCAATGATGGAACCATCCTTTTCTTATGCTGCACAGTATAATGTACCCTATCCGGGCCCTAGTATTGAATATTATGGGCAGCCAAATGCAGAAGTCCAGGAAAGTAATTACTATGGCACTGATCCTAACCAATTAAGTGTTCCCCTTCAATCATATTACGAAACTGTCCCAAACGCTTACCCTGCTCCTGCTCCTCCTGTTGTCAATCTTGGTGAACATGGATCATATTATGGCCTTCAAGATGAGACAGCACCACCTGTGCCTGGAGTTACTGGTGTACAGTCATCTGTATTGTACTTTGCAGCTAGTGAGGGATCTCTAAATTCTGATCAGATTAAAAGCAATAACATTACAGTATCTACCGATGGAACTGTTTTCTCCACTGTTAACACAGAGTCTGGAAAGAATCCTGTTCAGGATTCAGCATCTGTTTCTGACCAAGCTGCGGCAACCATCTCTGCGACAACCATATCTGCTACACAAGTCAGTTCTATGTCATCAATCCCTACTGTTGCTGCAGCGGCACCTAAAGCCCAACCCAAAG TTCCGAGAAATAAGAAGCGCGCAGCGAGTACTGTGGTATCCACACTGAAGTCTAATAAAAAAGTATCCAGTTTGGTAGACAAG TGGAAGGCTGCTAAAGAGGAGTTGCATGAGGAGGAAGATGAACCTGAAAATGCTTACGAAATGCTTGAGAAAAAACGACAAAGAGAAATAGAG GAATGGCGTGCTCAGCAGATCGCCAGTGGAGAGGCGAAAGACAACGCTAACTTCCAGCCTCTGGGTGGTGATTG GCGTGAGCGGGTGAAGCGCAAGAGAGCTCGCTTGATGAAGAAATCTGTTGAGGATCTATCAGAGAGCGTCACTAATGGTAACCAGCAGCCTGATTTGGATAGACTTCGGAAGGATCTCCCGTCTGGGTGGCAG GTGTATTGGGATGATGCATCAAAGCAGGTGTACTATGGAAATTCTGTTACGTCAGAGACAACTTGGATTAGACCAACTTAG
- the LOC108218963 gene encoding uncharacterized protein LOC108218963 isoform X3, translating to MGKRKERRAAASGRRVKLDLFAEPSDLGGPSAGGEVERDGNSKTRAGSPNSPSSSGQLPENPLSLLGQYSDYDLDDESSELVNNTVVDTPLTDFNNQQANVAADKENEQNTGINSSTNHDSPVIGQHNIQNGIASTEILHELQESSTAQDDASDSVTLPTNKEHEEQDMSLNVAHDMQVNGDMSSGWKMVLHEESNQYYYWNTLTGETSWNIPDVFAEMTSEVKNNNDAKGTENAVVGMHESNSSLGVNPEVPADTQPAVGMVNDGNCKIEEMPNLSKHLKVSYEDPSAMPKDSCALHQESCSPEKLESKCSAAGACAGNMQNLVVPGEHESGTDLCSHILRRGEFLLERLNTLKGSKGRLIGHDKISKYTVEVETRVSDINSLSMHASSLLPFWLHCEKKFKQLESAISDEVLQFYESVEANENNLVPSEEANTSHDTSVAEEVLKERHSETENSVAVKNNLFTSIVHVNSPSDSNPEGICEVHEAAVPGELAPMAMVHSEEDVDMDVEMELEDVIPASASTYSPLEQQPIWPNAPAEHVDAGIPPPPDDDWIPPPPPDDETFPPPPPDDEPVPPPPLEEVPETSYPVPLPDPMMEPSFSYAAQYNVPYPGPSIEYYGQPNAEVQESNYYGTDPNQLSVPLQSYYETVPNAYPAPAPPVVNLGEHGSYYGLQDETAPPVPGVTGVQSSVLYFAASEGSLNSDQIKSNNITVSTDGTVFSTVNTESGKNPVQDSASVSDQAAATISATTISATQVSSMSSIPTVAAAAPKAQPKVPRNKKRAASTVVSTLKSNKKVSSLVDKWKAAKEELHEEEDEPENAYEMLEKKRQREIEEWRAQQIASGEAKDNANFQPLGGDWRERVKRKRARLMKKSVEDLSESVTNGNQQPDLDRLRKDLPSGWQVYWDDASKQVYYGNSVTSETTWIRPT from the exons GTCAACTGCCGGAGAACCCTTTGTCATTGCTTGGACAATATAGTGATTATGATTTGGATGATGAATCAAGTGAATTGGTTAATAATACCGTGGTTGATACCCCTTTAACAGACTTCAATAATCAG CAGGCGAACGTAGCTGCTGATAAAGAGAATGAGCAAAATACTGGAATAAACTCAAGCACAAACCATGATTCTCCGGTCATTGGACAACATAACATACAGAATGGTATTGCTTCAACAGAAATCTTACACGAGCTGCAGGAATCTAGTACTGCACAGGATGATGCTAGTGATTCAGTTACTCTGCCTACAAACAAGGAGCATGAAGAACAAGATATGTCTCTTAATGTGGCTCATGATATGCAAGTGAATGGAGATATGTCTTCAGGATGGAAAATGGTGCTGCATGAAGAGAGTAATCAGTATTACTATTGGAATACATTAACAGGAGAAACGTCATGGAATATACCTGATGTTTTTGCTGAAATGACATCCGAAGTTAAAAATAACAATGATGCCAAAGGAACAGAGAATGCTGTTGTTGGAATGCATGAATCAAATTCATCCCTAGGTGTAAACCCGGAAGTTCCTGCAGATACGCAACCTGCTGTAGGCATGGTTAACGATGGAAATTGCAAAATCGAAGAAATGCCTAATCTCAGCAAACACTTGAAAGTGTCTTATGAAGATCCAAGTGCAATGCCGAAAGACAGCTGTGCACTTCATCAGGAATCTTGCTCACCTGAGAAGTTGGAGTCTAAGTGTAGTGCTGCAGGTGCTTGTGCTGGGAATATGCAGAACTTAGTGGTTCCTGGTGAGCATGAATCAGGGACAGATCTCTGTTCTCATATTTTAAGGCGGGGCGAATTCTTGTTAGAACGATTAAACACATTAAAAGG atctAAAGGCCGCCTGATAGGACATGACAAAATATCAAAGTACACAGTGGAAGTTGAGACTAGAGTTTCTGATATCAATTCACTATCAATGCATGCTTCGTCTTTGCTTCCCTTCTGGTTGCATTGTGAAAAAAAGTTCAAGCAATTAGAATCTGCCATCAGTGATGAAGTTCTCCAGTTTTATGAATCTGTGGAGGCCAATGAAAATAATCTCGTGCCTTCCGAAGAGGCGAATACTTCTCATGATACTAGTGTAGCTGAAGAAGTTCTGAAAGAGCGGCACAGTGAAACTGAGAATAGTGTAGCTGTCAAGAACAATCTTTTTACATCGATTGTGCATGTCAATTCTCCTTCTGACAGCAATCCAGAAGGAATATGTGAAGTTCATGAGGCTGCAGTACCTGGTGAGTTAGCTCCCATGGCCATGGTTCATTCAGAGGAAGATGTTGACATGGATGTAGAGATGGAACTTGAAGATGTCATTCCTGCTAGTGCCTCAACTTATTCCCCATTGGAGCAGCAGCCAATTTGGCCAAATGCCCCGGCAGAACATGTAGATGCTGGTATCCCCCCTCCACCAGATGATGATTGGATCCCCCCACCGCCTCCTGATGATGAAACATTCCCACCTCCACCTCCTGATGATGAGCCTGTTCCTCCCCCACCACTAGAAGAGGTACCTGAAACCTCGTATCCCGTTCCACTACCTGATCCAATGATGGAACCATCCTTTTCTTATGCTGCACAGTATAATGTACCCTATCCGGGCCCTAGTATTGAATATTATGGGCAGCCAAATGCAGAAGTCCAGGAAAGTAATTACTATGGCACTGATCCTAACCAATTAAGTGTTCCCCTTCAATCATATTACGAAACTGTCCCAAACGCTTACCCTGCTCCTGCTCCTCCTGTTGTCAATCTTGGTGAACATGGATCATATTATGGCCTTCAAGATGAGACAGCACCACCTGTGCCTGGAGTTACTGGTGTACAGTCATCTGTATTGTACTTTGCAGCTAGTGAGGGATCTCTAAATTCTGATCAGATTAAAAGCAATAACATTACAGTATCTACCGATGGAACTGTTTTCTCCACTGTTAACACAGAGTCTGGAAAGAATCCTGTTCAGGATTCAGCATCTGTTTCTGACCAAGCTGCGGCAACCATCTCTGCGACAACCATATCTGCTACACAAGTCAGTTCTATGTCATCAATCCCTACTGTTGCTGCAGCGGCACCTAAAGCCCAACCCAAAG TTCCGAGAAATAAGAAGCGCGCAGCGAGTACTGTGGTATCCACACTGAAGTCTAATAAAAAAGTATCCAGTTTGGTAGACAAG TGGAAGGCTGCTAAAGAGGAGTTGCATGAGGAGGAAGATGAACCTGAAAATGCTTACGAAATGCTTGAGAAAAAACGACAAAGAGAAATAGAG GAATGGCGTGCTCAGCAGATCGCCAGTGGAGAGGCGAAAGACAACGCTAACTTCCAGCCTCTGGGTGGTGATTG GCGTGAGCGGGTGAAGCGCAAGAGAGCTCGCTTGATGAAGAAATCTGTTGAGGATCTATCAGAGAGCGTCACTAATGGTAACCAGCAGCCTGATTTGGATAGACTTCGGAAGGATCTCCCGTCTGGGTGGCAG GTGTATTGGGATGATGCATCAAAGCAGGTGTACTATGGAAATTCTGTTACGTCAGAGACAACTTGGATTAGACCAACTTAG